One segment of Vibrio gazogenes DNA contains the following:
- a CDS encoding hydrolase, translated as MMLTLNPHETALILIDLQHGILAPQRYPHPSDEILTRCQSLAARFRQHGATVVGVNVGWSADQQDYPPGVVDEPSPAPDAMEQWMTLADGVVQDGDLRITKRQWGAFTGTELDMQLRRRGIRHLVVVGIATNMGVESTLRHGWELGYDMLTIENACSSFSAEFHHMAFETIFPRLSRVLPNGDVLHFA; from the coding sequence ATGATGCTGACATTGAATCCTCATGAAACCGCATTGATTCTGATCGATTTACAACATGGCATACTCGCACCGCAACGCTATCCGCATCCCTCAGATGAAATACTGACCCGGTGTCAATCTCTGGCAGCGCGTTTTCGCCAGCACGGTGCAACGGTTGTCGGCGTCAATGTCGGTTGGTCTGCCGACCAACAGGATTACCCACCCGGCGTGGTTGATGAACCGTCACCGGCACCGGACGCGATGGAACAATGGATGACACTGGCTGATGGCGTGGTTCAAGACGGTGATTTACGGATCACCAAACGGCAATGGGGCGCATTTACCGGGACAGAACTGGATATGCAGCTTCGCAGACGTGGGATTCGTCATCTTGTTGTCGTTGGCATCGCCACCAATATGGGCGTGGAATCAACCCTGCGTCACGGCTGGGAGCTCGGATATGACATGCTCACCATCGAAAATGCTTGTAGCTCATTCTCAGCAGAATTTCACCACATGGCTTTTGAAACCATTTTCCCGCGACTGTCCCGGGTTCTGCCAAACGGCGATGTCCTGCACTTTGCTTAA
- a CDS encoding RNA 2'-phosphotransferase has protein sequence MFKLCATPQTRSDDLTLDPHGWANIDELIDKASTSNEIEDIDRNLIQDVVDTNDKKRFIISEDGQHIRANQGHSIHVDLQLQPSVPPEFLYHGTATRFLDSILEEGLKPQQRQHVHLSADKETAVTVGQRYGKPVILKIKSQLMYEQGFEFYISENGVWLTSYVPSKFIIDKCLIEV, from the coding sequence ATTTTTAAGCTTTGTGCTACGCCACAAACCAGAAGCGATGACCTAACACTTGACCCACATGGATGGGCTAATATTGATGAGCTGATTGATAAAGCCTCTACTTCAAATGAAATCGAAGATATTGACAGAAATTTAATTCAAGACGTTGTAGATACCAATGATAAAAAGCGTTTCATTATCTCTGAAGATGGTCAGCATATTCGAGCTAACCAAGGACATTCGATTCATGTTGATTTACAACTACAACCTTCTGTTCCACCAGAATTTTTATATCATGGTACTGCGACCCGATTTTTAGATAGTATTCTCGAAGAAGGATTAAAACCACAGCAACGCCAGCATGTCCATTTATCTGCAGATAAGGAAACAGCTGTCACTGTTGGCCAGCGATACGGTAAACCTGTTATTTTAAAAATAAAATCCCAACTCATGTATGAGCAAGGATTTGAATTCTATATTTCTGAGAATGGTGTTTGGTTAACGAGTTATGTACCTTCGAAGTTTATAATCGACAAATGTCTGATCGAAGTTTGA
- a CDS encoding Tim44 domain-containing protein, producing the protein MKRFLSLMTLIIVSVAVMPVADAKKFGGGRSLGNSFKTAPASKQQYSNTNTQNNKAGQTQNAGRKGLMGGLMGGLLAGGLLAAFFGGAFEGIQFMDILIIGLVAYFIFKLLRGVLAAKQGSMNQQQPAFGGNAHRQSHVHNFEQPGDVAGGRGFGTNAASDVPHRYPPEFDRAAFLNGAREHYRILQGAWNHNELDTIREYVSVSLFEDLKAEREKLIGEQHTDVMYVDAEFVRADYDANRAQLSLQFSGRYRDAVEDTEEEIQDIWHLERDLTVPNAPWLIVGIQG; encoded by the coding sequence ATGAAACGTTTTTTATCGTTGATGACTCTAATCATTGTTTCAGTGGCGGTCATGCCGGTTGCTGATGCAAAAAAATTCGGTGGTGGTCGCTCTTTAGGCAATAGCTTCAAAACAGCGCCGGCATCAAAGCAACAGTACAGTAACACCAACACACAGAACAATAAGGCAGGTCAGACTCAAAATGCCGGACGCAAAGGACTGATGGGTGGACTCATGGGTGGTTTGTTGGCTGGTGGTCTGTTGGCAGCCTTCTTTGGTGGTGCTTTCGAAGGTATCCAGTTCATGGATATTCTGATTATCGGGTTAGTGGCGTATTTTATCTTCAAACTATTGCGCGGGGTGCTGGCAGCCAAGCAGGGCAGTATGAATCAGCAGCAACCGGCATTTGGCGGGAACGCTCATCGACAGTCTCATGTGCATAACTTCGAACAACCTGGCGATGTTGCGGGTGGTCGTGGGTTTGGTACCAATGCTGCCAGCGATGTACCGCACCGTTATCCGCCAGAGTTTGACCGAGCGGCCTTTCTCAATGGCGCCCGAGAGCACTATCGCATTTTGCAGGGGGCATGGAATCACAATGAGTTAGACACCATTCGTGAGTATGTTTCTGTCAGCCTGTTTGAAGACTTGAAAGCGGAACGGGAGAAGCTTATCGGTGAGCAACATACCGATGTGATGTATGTCGATGCTGAATTTGTCCGGGCTGACTACGATGCAAACCGTGCCCAGTTGAGTTTACAATTCTCAGGGCGTTACCGTGATGCGGTAGAAGATACTGAAGAAGAGATTCAGGATATCTGGCATCTTGAACGGGACTTAACCGTGCCGAATGCACCTTGGCTGATTGTCGGTATTCAAGGTTAA
- a CDS encoding HEPN domain-containing protein: MKTSLDHLPESKQQELATISTILHDTLEDYLQGKTASKSEFRIVKIILFGSHAKGSWVNDPVNGYISDYDILVIVNKAALVEEDVVWQRAKEQIDRKVTSAPLGLIVHDLQEVNERLQQGHYFFKDIREEGIELFAATPKPLAEPGDLTEAEQREIARKHYEQWFTSANEFFMCFELMTANHHLKTAAFQLHQVTEKLFACTLLTCTNYLPKSHNIEKLGKLCAQIDAEFATIFPLDNKFHRRSFRRLQRAYIEARYSEHYEITEEELAYLETEVQRLKGLVERVCLKRIIN, translated from the coding sequence ATGAAAACATCTCTCGACCATCTGCCCGAATCCAAACAGCAAGAGCTTGCCACCATATCGACCATCCTGCACGATACGCTGGAAGACTATCTTCAGGGCAAAACAGCGAGTAAAAGCGAGTTTCGTATTGTGAAAATCATTCTGTTCGGCAGCCATGCCAAAGGCAGTTGGGTCAACGATCCGGTCAATGGCTATATCAGTGACTACGATATTCTGGTGATTGTGAATAAAGCCGCACTGGTTGAAGAAGATGTGGTCTGGCAACGCGCCAAAGAGCAGATCGACCGTAAAGTTACTTCGGCACCGCTGGGATTGATTGTCCATGATTTGCAGGAAGTGAACGAACGGCTACAGCAAGGGCATTATTTCTTCAAAGATATCCGCGAAGAAGGGATTGAACTGTTTGCCGCCACGCCAAAACCGCTGGCAGAGCCGGGGGATTTAACCGAAGCAGAGCAACGGGAGATCGCTCGTAAGCATTATGAACAGTGGTTTACGAGTGCCAACGAATTCTTTATGTGTTTTGAACTCATGACTGCGAATCATCATCTGAAGACTGCGGCATTTCAGCTTCACCAAGTCACGGAAAAATTGTTTGCCTGTACCCTGCTCACCTGCACCAATTATTTACCCAAATCCCACAACATCGAAAAACTGGGGAAACTATGCGCCCAAATCGATGCTGAATTTGCAACGATTTTCCCGCTCGACAACAAATTCCACCGCCGTAGCTTCCGCCGCCTGCAACGCGCCTATATCGAAGCCCGCTACTCGGAGCATTATGAGATCACCGAAGAAGAATTGGCATATCTGGAAACAGAAGTGCAGCGGTTGAAAGGATTGGTGGAACGGGTTTGTTTGAAAAGAATAATTAACTAA
- a CDS encoding TetR/AcrR family transcriptional regulator — MARRNDHTREELIQLTLEHVKTFLTNHSYHELSLRKVAAMIGYVPSTLVNVFGNYNLLLLHAVAQTLDELIEDARQAVGQSTDHRDALFQLAYCYHDFAQHHTFRWQLIFEHNMNGEDLPEWQTQRIDHMTDILETLLQQLAPQRSAEEITTTSRVLWAGVHGITLLSVDDKFFASSPIDGNELIHNLLTHYLKAW; from the coding sequence ATGGCTAGAAGAAACGACCACACGCGAGAAGAGCTCATTCAACTGACATTGGAACATGTCAAAACATTTCTTACCAATCACTCCTATCATGAGCTGAGCTTACGCAAAGTCGCCGCTATGATTGGATATGTCCCCAGTACATTAGTTAATGTATTCGGTAACTATAATCTTCTGTTATTACACGCCGTCGCTCAAACACTCGATGAGCTGATTGAAGACGCCCGACAAGCCGTCGGTCAGAGTACCGATCACCGCGATGCCTTGTTTCAGCTCGCCTACTGTTATCACGATTTTGCCCAACACCATACCTTCCGCTGGCAACTGATTTTTGAACACAACATGAATGGTGAAGATCTGCCCGAATGGCAGACCCAAAGAATCGATCACATGACGGACATTCTGGAAACCCTCTTACAACAGTTGGCGCCACAACGTTCAGCAGAAGAAATTACCACCACCAGTCGTGTGTTGTGGGCCGGCGTCCACGGCATCACATTGCTGAGTGTCGATGATAAATTCTTTGCTTCCTCACCAATTGATGGCAATGAACTGATTCATAATCTACTGACTCATTATCTCAAGGCTTGGTAA
- a CDS encoding YbaY family lipoprotein encodes MTGTLLGDNPLPKNVFVVVTLNDQTQHDQVVARYQFHGNGLTLPLDFQLAYSDSNIRQNHRYRIQAEIFERGHVRYVGAGMAAELALESSVYDGQIQMTAVKSASSH; translated from the coding sequence ATGACGGGCACATTACTTGGTGATAATCCATTACCGAAAAATGTGTTCGTGGTGGTGACACTCAATGATCAAACGCAACACGATCAAGTGGTTGCGAGATACCAGTTTCATGGTAATGGTTTAACGTTGCCACTTGACTTTCAACTCGCTTATTCCGATTCGAACATCCGACAAAATCATCGCTACCGCATTCAGGCGGAGATTTTTGAACGAGGACATGTCCGCTATGTAGGCGCGGGGATGGCAGCAGAACTTGCGCTTGAATCGTCAGTCTATGATGGTCAGATCCAAATGACAGCGGTGAAAAGCGCATCATCACATTGA
- a CDS encoding MGMT family protein translates to MAHSDDKQQFLAQVFTVIHQIPPGKVSTYGDVAKMAGYPGYARHVGKALGQLPKGSTLPWFRVINSKGEISLSGPDFERQRAELVAEGIPISSSGKISLRNYRWQPGSM, encoded by the coding sequence ATGGCTCACTCCGATGATAAACAGCAGTTTCTCGCTCAGGTATTTACCGTGATTCACCAAATCCCGCCCGGTAAAGTCAGCACCTATGGCGATGTGGCTAAAATGGCAGGTTATCCGGGCTACGCGCGCCATGTCGGTAAAGCGCTGGGGCAGCTACCCAAAGGCTCGACACTCCCTTGGTTTCGGGTGATTAACAGTAAGGGCGAAATCTCACTGTCCGGTCCGGATTTCGAACGACAACGCGCCGAATTAGTCGCAGAAGGGATACCAATCAGCAGCAGCGGCAAGATTTCACTGCGCAACTACCGCTGGCAGCCCGGCTCAATGTGA
- the tesB gene encoding acyl-CoA thioesterase II: MSEALNNLLELLQLEKLEEGLYRGDSEHLGLPQVYGGQVIGQALSAARYTVDPERTVHSFHSYFLHPGDPEKPIVYDVEKLRDGRNFSTRRVKAIQNGRPIFYLTASYHGEGTGFEHQNTMPDIPGPENYASETELMNQIAHRISEPAKKMFCREKPIEIRPVHVVNPFKPEKIEPKQYLWIRANSKLPSDQLLHQYLLAYASDWGFLITALQPHAVTMMTPGFQVATIDHSMWYHRPFSMDEWLLFVIESPSATYGRGLVRGEIYNQQGDLVASAVQEGVMRFLDHANPKQSDDSDQSNDS; this comes from the coding sequence ATGAGCGAAGCTCTCAATAATTTACTCGAACTTTTACAATTAGAAAAACTAGAGGAAGGACTCTACCGGGGCGACAGTGAACATCTCGGGTTACCTCAGGTTTATGGCGGACAAGTGATCGGTCAGGCGCTCTCTGCTGCCCGCTATACCGTCGATCCTGAGCGGACAGTCCATTCTTTTCATAGCTACTTTCTTCATCCGGGTGATCCGGAAAAACCGATTGTTTATGATGTAGAAAAGCTCAGAGACGGGCGTAATTTCAGTACCCGGCGCGTTAAAGCGATTCAAAATGGCCGACCGATTTTTTATCTGACCGCGTCATACCACGGTGAAGGAACCGGCTTCGAACACCAAAACACGATGCCAGACATTCCCGGTCCGGAAAATTATGCTTCTGAAACTGAGTTGATGAATCAAATTGCCCATCGCATCTCCGAACCTGCCAAGAAGATGTTTTGTCGAGAGAAGCCGATTGAAATTCGTCCGGTGCATGTGGTGAACCCGTTCAAACCGGAAAAAATCGAACCCAAGCAGTATCTGTGGATCCGGGCTAATAGCAAGTTACCGAGTGATCAATTGCTCCATCAATACCTACTCGCCTACGCCTCTGACTGGGGTTTTTTGATCACAGCATTGCAGCCACATGCTGTCACGATGATGACACCGGGATTTCAAGTCGCAACCATTGACCACTCGATGTGGTATCACCGCCCGTTCAGTATGGATGAGTGGCTGTTGTTTGTGATTGAGAGTCCGAGTGCTACCTATGGCCGCGGGTTGGTGCGGGGCGAAATCTACAATCAGCAAGGTGATTTAGTTGCCAGTGCGGTGCAAGAAGGTGTGATGCGCTTTCTTGATCACGCCAATCCAAAGCAATCCGATGACAGTGATCAATCCAATGACTCTTAA
- a CDS encoding YeiH family protein produces the protein MLKNACQLKNIPFVLGLLVCTTAYITSPTALVIGFFLTTLGMVPQGIPLAKITKKLLAYSIIGLGFGIPLQTALTVTTHGLGLIVASLFTTLLIGWFVSVRVGLMRKTGYLIASGTAICGGSAIAAVAPAIDADDDQIGLALGTIFVLNSLALFIFPAIGHLLNMSQETFGTWAAIAIHDTSSVVGAASAYGETALKTATTLKLARALWIIPVTFISTFLFRSESRKITIPYFILFYCAAIVFHDQLPQFSAIYHGIFALAKQTLVICLFLIGCSLSLSKLRQAGPRPLLFGVGLWVLISVSSLSWIMLAQ, from the coding sequence ATGCTCAAAAATGCTTGTCAGCTCAAAAACATTCCGTTCGTACTTGGCTTACTGGTTTGTACAACCGCTTATATCACCTCCCCCACAGCACTGGTCATCGGTTTTTTTCTGACCACGTTGGGCATGGTTCCGCAAGGAATTCCTTTAGCCAAAATCACCAAAAAGCTCCTCGCTTATTCGATTATCGGCCTCGGATTCGGTATTCCGCTGCAAACGGCACTGACCGTCACAACACATGGTTTGGGGTTAATCGTTGCCAGCTTATTCACGACCTTGCTGATCGGCTGGTTTGTCAGTGTCCGGGTTGGGCTCATGCGTAAAACAGGTTATCTGATTGCCTCAGGGACCGCGATTTGCGGTGGGAGTGCCATTGCCGCTGTTGCACCCGCCATCGATGCAGATGATGACCAGATTGGTCTCGCACTGGGGACGATTTTTGTCCTCAATTCACTGGCTTTATTTATTTTCCCGGCCATTGGTCATCTGCTCAATATGAGTCAGGAAACATTCGGCACTTGGGCTGCCATTGCCATTCATGATACGTCTTCCGTCGTCGGTGCGGCATCTGCTTATGGAGAAACGGCACTCAAAACCGCAACAACGTTAAAACTGGCTCGTGCTCTCTGGATTATTCCGGTGACATTCATCAGTACCTTTTTATTTCGTAGCGAATCAAGAAAAATCACCATTCCTTACTTCATTTTGTTCTATTGTGCTGCGATTGTTTTTCATGATCAGTTACCGCAATTCTCGGCTATCTATCATGGTATCTTCGCATTGGCGAAACAAACCTTGGTCATTTGCCTGTTTTTGATTGGTTGTAGTCTGTCATTGAGTAAGTTACGTCAGGCAGGTCCGAGACCGTTACTTTTCGGCGTCGGTTTATGGGTGCTTATCTCAGTGTCATCACTGAGTTGGATCATGCTCGCTCAGTGA
- a CDS encoding MFS transporter, translated as MSHTTSSLLSSRRFLPYFITQFFGAFNDNVFKNTLLLFVAFSSAGQLAISSTLFINLAAGLFILPFFLFSASSGVLADQLEKSQLIRKIKMLEVVIMSLAAIGFITHSYLILLLLLFLMGTQSALFGPVKYALLPQQLKPDELMSGNALVETGTFLAILLGTLLAGVIASTPSAEYIAAGAVVVVALCGYLASCYIPNAPATAPSQRFQWRPISQTRNTLRIAKQDPVIHRTILIISWFWFMGATYLTQFPNFTRYFLHGNEGAVSWLLTLFSVGIALGSLLCDRLSRHRIELGLVPLACLGISLFGCGLVAGVPDALPQTMDFTTFITNTGLWPLFVSLLLLGVSGGMFIVPLYTLLQQRAHPDQRAQVIAALNIYNALFMVISAILAIIVLSLLQWSIPELFLLLSLINLGVAVYLLYKRPIETLRFVLACLAKLCYRVRYRNLHHLPPQGGALIICNHVTYLDALILSAASPRLIRFVMEADYTTVPLIRPVLNRAGVIPICASHGKTIRKAFIQIEQALQQGELVCIFPEGCLSSDGEIGPFLRGLDHIIQHTSAPIIPMALKGMWGSYFSRHRGRACRGFPQRFRAKIEVEAAPPIVATDTSSEQLRQHVAQLRGAWR; from the coding sequence ATGTCTCATACGACTTCATCACTGCTCTCTTCTCGGCGTTTTTTGCCTTATTTTATCACCCAGTTTTTCGGGGCGTTTAACGACAATGTGTTTAAAAATACCCTGTTGTTATTTGTTGCATTCAGCAGTGCCGGACAACTGGCGATTTCAAGCACGCTGTTTATTAATCTCGCGGCCGGTTTATTTATTCTGCCTTTCTTTTTATTTTCTGCATCTTCCGGTGTGCTTGCGGATCAACTGGAAAAAAGCCAACTGATCCGAAAAATTAAGATGTTAGAAGTGGTCATCATGAGTCTGGCCGCTATCGGATTCATCACCCATAGTTATCTTATTCTGCTCTTGCTGCTTTTTCTGATGGGGACGCAATCGGCCTTATTCGGCCCGGTCAAATATGCTTTACTGCCACAACAACTCAAACCAGATGAACTGATGAGCGGCAATGCACTGGTTGAAACCGGAACGTTTTTGGCCATCTTGCTGGGCACCTTACTGGCCGGTGTGATTGCTTCAACCCCGAGCGCAGAATACATTGCGGCGGGAGCCGTCGTGGTCGTCGCTCTGTGCGGCTATCTGGCAAGTTGCTACATTCCCAATGCCCCGGCAACCGCGCCGAGTCAACGGTTTCAGTGGCGTCCTATCTCACAGACACGTAACACACTGCGGATTGCCAAACAGGATCCCGTGATCCACCGGACCATTCTGATCATCAGTTGGTTTTGGTTTATGGGAGCGACGTATCTGACCCAATTTCCCAACTTCACACGTTATTTCCTCCACGGAAACGAAGGCGCAGTCTCTTGGCTATTGACGCTGTTTTCCGTAGGCATTGCACTCGGCTCACTCCTATGTGACCGTCTTTCACGCCATCGTATTGAACTCGGACTTGTGCCACTGGCCTGCTTGGGTATCTCGCTCTTTGGTTGCGGTTTGGTCGCCGGAGTGCCGGACGCTCTTCCCCAAACGATGGACTTTACAACCTTCATCACCAACACCGGGCTGTGGCCGCTCTTTGTGAGTCTATTATTACTGGGCGTCTCCGGTGGGATGTTTATCGTCCCCTTGTACACGTTATTGCAACAACGCGCCCATCCGGACCAACGTGCTCAAGTGATTGCAGCCCTCAATATTTATAATGCGCTGTTTATGGTCATCAGCGCGATTTTAGCCATTATCGTCCTGTCGTTGCTGCAATGGTCGATCCCCGAGCTGTTTTTGTTACTCTCGCTGATCAACCTGGGCGTCGCGGTTTATTTACTGTACAAGCGACCGATTGAGACACTACGTTTCGTGCTGGCATGTCTGGCAAAGCTATGCTACCGCGTTCGTTACCGCAATCTGCATCATCTCCCGCCGCAAGGAGGTGCTCTGATTATCTGTAACCACGTTACGTATTTGGACGCGCTGATTCTCAGTGCCGCTTCACCGCGCTTGATCCGCTTTGTGATGGAAGCCGATTACACCACTGTGCCGCTGATTCGGCCAGTCTTGAATCGTGCAGGCGTTATCCCGATCTGTGCTTCACACGGCAAAACCATTCGTAAAGCGTTTATCCAAATTGAACAGGCTCTTCAACAAGGAGAGCTGGTCTGTATTTTCCCTGAAGGATGTCTCTCATCAGACGGTGAAATCGGGCCATTTCTACGCGGTCTGGACCACATTATTCAACACACCAGCGCTCCAATCATTCCGATGGCACTGAAAGGGATGTGGGGCAGTTATTTCAGTCGTCACCGCGGCCGGGCTTGTCGTGGGTTCCCCCAACGTTTCAGAGCCAAGATTGAAGTAGAAGCGGCGCCGCCAATCGTTGCGACCGACACCAGCAGTGAGCAGTTACGGCAACACGTTGCGCAATTAAGAGGGGCATGGCGGTAG
- a CDS encoding PLP-dependent cysteine synthase family protein, whose protein sequence is MSSNHGWIKQAIHQIMAEEAHHPETPLIKLPVPGLQNIDIYLKDESRHPTGSLKHRLARSLFLYALTNGLIGPDTPIIESSSGSTAVSEAYFARMLGLPFYAVMPRTTARKKIELIEQYGGQAHFIDRASDIYPAARQLAETLNGYYIDQFTYAERASDWRGSDNVAHAIFDQMAQERFPLPSWLVMSAGTGGTSATLGRHIHYRQYPTQLCVADCENSVFYDAFVHNNAQLTCQHSSRIEGIGRPRVEPSFIPGVIDTMMAIPDAASIATIYWLEKQTGRKAGPSTGTNLYATLKLAQQMQRDGESGSLVTLWCDDGERYLDCYYNPDWVHQHFGDITPYLTQLDSLERNGNFSADQQSKITPQPELQAGA, encoded by the coding sequence ATGTCTAGTAATCATGGTTGGATTAAGCAGGCAATTCATCAAATCATGGCTGAAGAAGCCCATCATCCGGAGACGCCGCTTATCAAACTGCCCGTCCCCGGTTTGCAGAACATCGATATTTACCTCAAAGATGAAAGCCGCCACCCGACCGGTTCACTGAAACACCGTCTGGCTCGCTCACTATTTTTGTATGCTTTAACCAATGGTTTGATCGGGCCGGACACGCCAATTATTGAATCCTCTTCCGGTAGCACTGCCGTCTCTGAAGCCTATTTTGCCCGGATGCTGGGCCTGCCGTTCTATGCCGTCATGCCACGAACCACTGCACGTAAGAAAATTGAGCTGATCGAACAATATGGAGGCCAGGCTCATTTTATCGATCGTGCCAGTGATATTTATCCGGCAGCCCGACAACTGGCTGAAACACTCAATGGATACTATATCGACCAATTCACCTATGCAGAGCGGGCATCTGACTGGCGTGGCAGCGATAATGTCGCGCATGCGATTTTTGACCAAATGGCCCAAGAACGTTTCCCGCTACCAAGTTGGCTGGTGATGTCAGCCGGTACCGGCGGCACTTCAGCTACGCTGGGACGCCATATTCATTACCGCCAGTATCCAACCCAACTGTGTGTAGCGGATTGTGAAAATTCCGTCTTTTACGATGCATTTGTCCACAATAATGCCCAACTGACTTGCCAACACAGTAGCCGGATTGAAGGGATTGGCCGCCCCAGAGTTGAACCCAGCTTTATTCCCGGTGTGATCGACACCATGATGGCGATCCCTGATGCTGCCAGTATCGCAACCATTTATTGGCTGGAAAAACAAACCGGCCGTAAAGCAGGCCCGTCAACAGGGACTAACCTCTATGCGACCCTCAAACTCGCCCAGCAAATGCAACGTGACGGTGAAAGCGGCTCTCTCGTCACGCTGTGGTGTGATGATGGCGAACGCTATCTGGACTGCTATTACAATCCGGATTGGGTGCATCAACACTTCGGTGATATCACACCTTATCTGACACAACTGGATTCACTTGAACGAAATGGGAATTTTTCTGCGGATCAGCAATCCAAGATCACACCTCAACCTGAATTACAGGCTGGGGCGTAA
- a CDS encoding Lrp/AsnC family transcriptional regulator yields MLLDKTDKHLLRLLQQNADWSLNELAEAVHLTTTPCWKRLKKLEEMGVIHKRVALLDPEKLGLNFTAYVMLKTSNHSHEWYVRFVEIASEFPEVMEFYRMAGEYDYMMKVVVKDMRCFDEFYKQLVNRVEGLSDVTSTFAMESLKYTTELPLS; encoded by the coding sequence ATGTTGTTGGATAAAACCGATAAACACTTACTGCGACTGTTACAGCAGAATGCGGATTGGTCTTTGAATGAACTTGCCGAGGCGGTTCATCTGACAACGACACCATGCTGGAAGCGGTTAAAGAAGCTTGAAGAAATGGGTGTGATTCACAAACGAGTCGCATTACTGGATCCGGAAAAGCTGGGATTGAACTTCACAGCCTATGTGATGCTCAAAACCAGTAATCACTCGCATGAGTGGTATGTCCGTTTTGTTGAAATTGCCTCAGAGTTTCCTGAAGTAATGGAATTTTACCGGATGGCGGGGGAGTACGACTATATGATGAAAGTTGTGGTGAAAGATATGCGTTGCTTTGATGAATTTTACAAGCAATTGGTCAATCGTGTCGAAGGGTTGAGTGATGTGACCTCGACCTTTGCGATGGAGTCACTGAAATATACCACGGAGCTGCCCTTATCATGA